TCGTAGTTCCACTTTTGCCGTCACTCAAtacgaaaatcaagatggctgatTTACATGAGAACCCTCTTCCGTTTTTTGTTTCCCCTCTGGCCCCGCTGCCGTCAGTGTAGTGTATCGTTCACAGCAAGAGAAAAACTGAAATTGTGTAGCAATTTGCtagtttaattactttttttccCTTCCAACAAGTAAgtgaattaaaattatattcagtggttttaattttgtgtttattgAAAGTGTCCAAGTATAGATGTCTTATTCTCTGTGACTGTGACGCATAGTTAGGAGTGCCCCTTGCAGCAGCCATTTTGCCCGAACCGGCGACACGATTCGCGGCGCGGTTAGCCATCATTCCAAATTTTTGTAATCTGAGATAAATGTTATCAAAATTGTGTTCATTCCTCCAaattattgtataataatttgATTACCAAAATATAGTCTTCACTTGCGAGGAAATCTATCCAGTAAGTTACATTTTTGGGCTCTTTTACATGCCAGGTACATTCCTGCTTTATATTTTGGGATTGTTACAAATCAGTTGTTTTCTTGACTATAGTTATTCCTAGATTGTACAACTAAAGCTTATTTCACTTGGCTCTGTTTAAAATGCGTGGGCTTATTGAGCTTTCGACGAATTCTACGTAAAACCACCGACCATACTAGTGCGTCGTAATTTTGCCGTGCGTAGTCACGCCGTTATCTTGGTCGATAACGGACGATAGAATGTCATTGGAGTTGCTATGTGTGAATGTAACgtaaaaatttaaaatcttCCAAATTAGTCTTTGTTCTTTCATTGATCTCTACTCTAGCTATGAATCATGACAGAATTTCCGTTGTGTAATTTGTCGAGGTAGGTAGTTAAATAGTACATTGGCGTTGGTGTGGCGTAGCCCCAACGTGCAACGCCTTTCATCGCGATAGGCACGTGCGTGACATTGAGTTAGGCACACAAATGCTTAGATGATCATAGTAAGCAACTACACTCTGGAAATTTCTAGTGCTTGTTGAACAAAATACCACAATGTAAAATGATTATGGTAAACCTATTTCCTAACTTTGAAATGTCTTATGAATCTGTTTATAAACACATAATCTAAGATATGCTTCTCTtcgtcattttgtaaaaaaataaaaatgtggtATTATTTTGGACACCTACATGATTAATAGAATAACCCATATCAATTATTCACAATGCTACAAACTATCAAAATGTAATAACagcaaatgttaaattaaaacaatcaTTAGGGTGTGGCACTAATAATTCTCATGACCATTCCTGAGAATTGGTGGACATTATTAAGTCCAAAGAAATGCCACTTTTTTACTGTGCTATAAGATGTTATTTATGGTTATTacatattgtattattttttaatctaccTATCTATGGCTGATTTCAGACCAGAATTTAGTCAGCCTATCTCTAGGAACTATGTCTGGGCAACTTACCAAATGCTAATGTAGCTACTTATGTGAATGCTTgtccattatttttaaatggacTGCTATAACCATAAGTAATTACAGAACATCATACTGCTGTTCTGCGCCCCTTTGTTCCGTTACAACATCCTAATCCCGTTCCAAAATCTCTACTttggtgggaaacaggcgtgagtttctgtACCTATATACACCATCCCAATCACAGGACAAGTGAactttggttttttttaatatacctacctacctacattatagTGTCAAgtagtattataataaagattACTTTGACCCCTTGCTTAATATATGTGGCACTTTATTCTTTTGGATCGATCAAAAGCAATTTTAGCCATTGGCTCTCAACATGTTGGTGAGTAGAACTCAATGAAATGGCTATCTGTGTACCTACTCATTTCATAGGTACCTTACctaattaattacctatcaGGTTTGTTATTGTTTGTGTAAGGTGCTAGTCAGTCCAGTGCTTAGAGCTTCTATGCAGAATTGTAGATCTTGTTCAGAGAAAACACCACCTTTGTTGTAACTCTTACTGTTCTTGTTGTATTTatacaattaattttatatatacctTCCTACCTAACTTTAACATAGTGCATCTCGATTGCGTAGCAACAGGATTATAGTAGAATAGATAGATAAGGGTAGTAGTACGGCATGAGGTGAGGCGCCAGGCGGCCGGGCGCGGTGCATGAGGGGTGTGTATGAGGGTGAGGGGTGTGTGCAAGCGTCGCGCTAGTCGTATTTCGTCTGGAGTGTTTATCCCGCGTCGGCGGATCAATACCGGTGGCGCAGTGGCGGTGGCCAGGGCGGCGCGGCGACGGCGCGTGCCTTGAGTCTGTGAGATGCTGTCAAACCGAGCGGACGCTAATTCGATGTCGCGTTGTGCGTGAAGGCTGCTTAGAGCCACTTTGGATTTCCACATTGCGCCAGTGCGCTTGTAGGCCTCGTTTTTAAGGTGCGCCGTGTCACGTGATGACTCATTTACCCAAGTGCGATTCGCAACATAGCGAAAGTGACGCCTAACGATTAGTCTTTCTGAAAATCTCCATCTTGCATAGGCCCGTCATCGCTAAGAGAGACGTTTATTTCACGCGTGATTCGTACTTCGTTGCAGGGGCATCAGTGAAATAGTCCTCACCCATCGTCAACGATGTCGGTCGACAAAGAGGAACTGGTGCAGCGCGCCAAGCTCGCGGAGCAGGCTGAGCGATATGACGACATGGCGGCCGCGATGAAGGAAGTGACGGAAACCGGCGTCGAACTCAGCAATGAGGAAAGGAACCTGCTTTCCGTTGCATACAAAAATGTGGTGGGCGCCCGACGATCGTCATGGCGTGTTATCTCCTCCATTGAACAGAAAACCGAAGGTTCGGAAAGAAAACAACAGATGGCAAAAGAATATAGGGTAAAAGTAGAAAAGGAGCTCAGAGAAATCTGCTACGATGTTCTGGTAAGTTTCCATGTCAAACTTGAATCCttgaaaaaatacaattttcacATAGGGATTTTCATTTGAATTTAATTGAGTTTTAACATTATCTCAATTTCAATCTTTGAAACTGATGAAAAATATTCTGCGCTGCATTAAGCAGGATTACTGTCGGTTGTCACCATCCTACGCGTATGACGTCATAATATTTTCGCGTCGCTAATTCGACGGATGATGCAAGCAACCAGTTCTCGTGGCCATTTCCTTCTTGATATGTTCATGGGCGTTATAACGTAGTAACGTGAATACATTATTTGAGAGCTTCCAGGGCGCGGTGCGGCTTTTCCGCGCGGGGGTGGGAGGGAGGGGTGACGTATTGCGCCGCGTCACTGCGCGCGCTGCTATCCCGATTTCGTTCATTGCCCTATCTTTTTATTAGACGTCGCATTgaacatttattacaataataacattaataacagtcatataattagaataaaatatttttcgtcagTTTATTTCATACATTAGCTTATTTGGTTGCTAGTAGTCACTTTTATTATTCATGAATGCGAAGGAACAAGTAGTATACaacattattacatttaatttgttaattatttcaattcacAAAGATTATTTCGATTTTTTTCAGGGTTTACTTGACAAGCACCTAATTCCTAAAGCTAGTAATCCAGAAAGTAAAGTATTTTACCTAAAAATGAAGGGTGATTACTACAGGTACCTCGCAGAAGTGGCCACAGGAGAAACCAGAAATTGTAAGTTTTTGGTCTGCTGAACAAAATTATATTGACTTAGCCTGAGATGGTTAACTTTAACAAAGAAAACATTCATTTTTCTAAACTGTCCTTCCATATTACAGCTGTTGTAGAGGACTCACAGAAAGCCTACCAAGACGCTTTCGAGATCAGCAAGGCGAAAATGCAGCCCACACATCCAATAAGACTGGGCTTGGCATTAAATTTCTCCGTCTTCTATTATGAGATATTAAATTCACCAGACAAAGCGTGTCAGCTCGCCAAACAGGTCATTATTTAGTGTCAGTTAGACATCTCTTTGCTGGCTGGCACGAGgtcgcggcgcgcggcgcgctgGTGTAGGCTCGATACTAACGTGCTCGCTTGTCCCCAGCCGTCGTGGAGGACTCGCAGAAGGCCTACCAGGAGGCGTTCGACATTGCTAAGGCCAAAATGCAACCAACCCACCCCATCCGGCTCGGTCTCGCGCTCAACTTTTCCGTCTTTTATTATGAGATTATCAACTCCCCTGCGCGAGCGTGCCACTTAGCTAAACAGGTTTATAGAAATTGCAACGTTACGTTGATATGCGGTGTGCCGACATCAATTTCATAACATAATGTCATCCATACTAACTACAGAACGAAAATGCACTTACGCATTTAACTGTTGCATGGAGCAATGAGAGTAGTTTCAAAATAGTAATTTTGACTGAATTCACTAATCGTGTCGTTAGCATGGCCATTTAAAAGTAATTAACATTTTAATCTTCGATCCAGCCAGTATAAGAGTGTTTGTCTTAACTTTAGTagtaataatttgaaatttttttatttgagttGATGAACATACGGCACTTGTACAATGCGATGTTGTGGCTTGCAGGCGTTCGATGACGCGATCGCCGAACTGGACACATTGAATGAGGATTCGTACAAGGACTCGACGCTGATCATGCAGCTGCTGCGAGACAACCTGACGCTGTGGACGTCGGACACGCAGGGCGACGGCGACGAGCCCGCGGAGGGCGGCGACAACTAACCGCGCGCCGCCATCACCCCAGCACACGCATTTGTTCTCATCGGTGTTTTATAAGAAAACGAGTAACATTCGAGAACGCCGCGCGGCGCGCGTCCCCTGCCGCTGTTGCGAGCCGTCGcttgtaaaaaaatgttaaaaatgtcGTTCGCAGCGGACCTTCACGTTCCGtctaaaattaaatgttatgtGTCATCTTTGACGGTTTTGTATTTCTGTATTTACACTGGATTACAGATATCGAGCTGACctgatgaatataaatatttataacttaaGTTATTAAAATTACGGTTTCTTAAGTTAAAAGTGTTTTCCTTTCAATTAGATTTATTAACAGCCTGGTCGGCCCCTGAAGTAACATTCCTTTCGCCGCATGTCCGCAGTGAAATGGAGATCATGATgaatgttgttttaaatttatgcaATTAGGTAATTAAAATTTGTTAATTTCGCCCAATGACCCAATCTAGATATTCATGAATTAATAAAACCCACAATCTGTGTAAGTAATGGCTGTATTAAATTAGGGCACAAAAAACTTGTTAGTGTCTTTATATgtggtttttgtgatgtcctcttaaattttgaatattACCAAAGGAAAACTAATGTCGACATTAACCATTTTGTTGTGCCCatcactaaataataataatagcattCTGAATTTTCAGGCATTTATTAgcgaaatagtttttgtgaTGGACAAAATATTGTAACATTCTGCTGCATTTTATCAGCCATTaatctattatatttttcatgttTTCACCAATAAACTTTTGtattaaatacaatttttagttttagaatcaatatttaaataaaccgcCACCTATTAACCCAAAAGGATGTTTATCTAAAACTGAGCATTTAAATTTAATGGTTAACCTTATTTTGTACTGAAAGTCTAAGAATATAATCACTACGTTTTACTTGGTCTTTGCCCAATTGCATTACAAGATCGCAAATATAAAATTCAGTCAGAAAAACATTTCACATTCCGTACAAAAAAATCAAAGAATTTCCATCTGAAGAAAAGCGGTAGTTTTGACGGGGATACACAAAGTCTTGATACTCTACATAGTTGAAGCATCCTGCCCTTGAACTCTTCAACCCTCACAAATCACCCTATTCATTTTAATCCAAGTAGTATGTATGCAGCCACTATGATCGTAGGTtcatattttcctaaaatatctgCGAGCTGGATCGACGGAATCATTATTAATTCTAAACAGAATGCATACTTTTCGCCACTTCAAGCATGCATTTTGTCAATGGTTATAAGGAATTTGGATTAGTTAATAGCGTTTTTTCTACGCCGCACAACTATCGATTAGTCCATTTGAACTGCTAGTCGCTCCTAGCGGGGGTGAGCGGCCATTTGCAAGTTAATAATTGAATCACATCGCATTTTCATGTTGATCACCTTGTCATTGATGTTCCTAGTATACATACATTACTTGCCGAAAACATACATTAGACAATGTGATCTCGATAGGTATGTCAACTAGAGTGCGAGAGATGATATGTAATAAGCTAACAAAGGAAGAATGTTCAAGTATCATTAATTTCTACTTTGTTTCCCGTCAAATGTGGAGCGCCTGTCAGTTTATAAAGTAATCTGAAAGTATTAAAAAAGTAGCTATTTGGTCACATCCCGAGGGACCTCGTCGGTCATCTGCAGCCCCGAAAACAAGAATGCATCTGTAAGTTTTCCCAGTAATACTTTTGAGACTAGCACCTACTTAGTGTGAATCATAGAAAAGCAATCCtctcaaatacatacataaactcaccctcGTAACtgctaatgaggtgggcagagctacaagtagtCTGAAGGCATCTTGCAGCCACTTGATACGAAGTTAATGAATAGGGAGACGGGATCAGCCCAGTGTGTAAAAGACCGTCCAAATCCGTTGATTTTAATGACACCTCAGAGAAGACAATGTGTCGACATGCATCTGAACACgctcttatgtttttttattattctaggTCATATAGAAGCAAATGTCTCAATAACCAGTGCGACTCTAGGATACGTAATTGGGTACTCAATTCCCACTGAAATCATCACATCACTCAGAAGCTTAACATTTATTATAGGTCAAAGACAAACTTCCTATTGCACAATCAATAATAGCTTGttttttacatttaataattaacgttaaattttaagtaggtaactaaaatgtacttaccatttttaaaatgtcattttggtccttcgagccggatataAACCACCGCCAATATTTCACCCGAAGTTCAAGGGCGTTAAAAATCTTGATATCTATTTTATGCTAAAAAGACTACAATAATCAATCAGCCTTTCATATTAAAAAGCAATTCTGCCACGAAACTTGCAACTACTTTTCAGAAGTCCtaagatatgatgaaccgtatggagTGATGAGGGTTATCAGTTCTATtagcatacctacctacttagaatTATAAATCAACTGAACgcattttaaattttgttttcagttattgtttccatacttttgcgacggaaaattctacttgatattaactcagaatcatggtctgaatcatccccctcagtacctactcgttacgatgtcactaacaccctgtagataacagtaaaaaagaaagttacataataattttgtttgtttcgtTATGCAATAAAGTTAATAGGATAGGTAAATGTACTTATAgtgtttttacttttaaattattggcaaaatatttcacaatattaggtaagtaccgcATTccatttattgaaaaaaaaaaagataaaaagcaAAATAGGGTTTATTTCCTGAACAAGTAGCCCAATAGTTACTAAAatagaaataggtacctattgtatCATTTTACATACAAGTGCTTATTTTAATATTAGGCACAAATGTTTCATCTatcttaatttaatattataattttatttgtttttacatATCTAAGTATCatcatattatacataaaatagTCACACATTTTCAGGAATTTTGGCACCgaaggaaaaaaatacttttagagGTTGTATAACAATAATACACAAAATGGGCCGTATTAATGATGCACTTAAATAAGCACTACTTAACGCTAAGTTTATAACAGTGATCGTATTGCTCTGCAAATATAGGTCCGGCGCGGAATCATATCCACTAATTGACGTCGAATAAACACGATAGCCAGTGAGAACCGCGCGAGGGGTGCACAGTATAACGTGCACAGATATCAACCACAACGACAGCTTCAATGCCGCTACCGATTCGTTGTTATCTACCCCAGACGGTCTTctctttgaaaataatttaacaattatgaGAACAGCGGCTGAGCTCATAATAAACAAAGGTAAGAATAAATTGAAAGCAGCAAGCATTATGTGCATATTGAATTGATGACTGGAATCCAAAGTGcatataataacatttttccCCGCATGGACCGTCGTAGCTAGTGCGAATTCCGGTATGCTTAATGAAATCGCCAGAATCCACACAAAAACAGTCGGCAGAGTAACCGGTATGCCGGTATCGGCCACGCGGTAATCCAAGTTCATGGTTCGCGGTGGTGTGGATGAATCACTGTTTGCTACTAAACTGTGTTGTGATGATCTGATTTCCTCGTCATCATCTCTACTACGTTTTATTTTTCGGTCTGTTGATTTTTCTTCCAGTCGAATCGTAGTAAGCGTATGTAGAGCCATTGCAGAAACTAAATAAGTGGTTAACGTCGTAGTGAAGACGCTCAAACCTTGATGAGCAGTGCAAGCAATGTTTCCAAATTGCCATGTCCTTGAGTTTAGTGACCATAATTCTGGTCCAATAACAGTGCCAAGGAGAATAATGTCTGTCATAGCCAGTTGCATGATGATAGAATATAAGCCtgtaattaaaacatttctGTAAGGACTTATGTCAAAAGCTAGTATATTGTAGGTGGGACAtcttcaataaataattgaattgaaataccGGTTCTCGAGCGTTTGAGAAGCGCGGCCAGTACGGCGCAGTCTGCGAGGGCAGCGGCGCCGGCGACGCACGCGACACAGGCGGCTAGCGCGAACGGCGCGACCGTCGGCGGCGGGCTGGGCGCGAGCTCCGACATGGCGTCGACCGTCCAGGAACGTACCGGGATCAATGACTCGAGCTCCGCGTCACCCGCGTGCTCCGCCGTCCTTTACTGTTCTTTTTTTCCAGCAGTGAATCACCACGATATCGACGGCACGAACATGTGCGTACGATGGGAAGTAAATAACTTTCAGACTAGtaagttacaaaatatattattataaattataatattaatgttaaagAGAATTGTGACAAGTTTGACGTGGAACTCCGCGGCCGTGTGCGAATATAGTCTTCGCTATAAAATGAAGGGCTGGTAGGTGTTTCGTTCATTAATATTCCATGTTCGCAACTTACTGCCGCTTGCCGCTATGACGACGAATATCCAAGTAGCATTCATTTagttggagccgtggtagcccagttggtagaacgcttgcctctcactttgaggtcgcaggttcgaatccagcacaggcctaaaccaatgattgtcgaatttgttttcaaattcatgtttgaatcatagatgattatcacatgctcagctcagcggtgaaggaaaacatcgtgaggaaatcctcattctcgagaaatgaatttttcgAGGTATGTGATgtgcctaacctgtattgggctggttttcccttcgagggttggaaggtcaaacaggcagtcgcttctataaaaagccggacctgtcaaatcttcaggttaggtaaacgggcCTTgttaaaaacaggataatgctatggagatgatgattcatTTAGTTGCTTTTctattcataattaagttatTACCTATGTGATTTGTAGGATAATAATGAGGATTCTCTAACTGGATCTAGACTACTCTACTCATGCTTTGGACATGGGCGGCAGGGGAGCATAGGTAGGATAGCCTACCTATCATACCATAACCTAACTAAACACTGCACTAGGTTACACTGTAGACAAATTAaaaaggtaggtacctatacctacctacttattaataaaaaataattagataTACGTGGCAAAAGCATATACCTAACGTAGTTATAGAATGATTATCTATACTAAGGTAGGTATACCATTCATATTGGAAAGATCATTAAAATAAGCATCAGGTTATAAAGTAGTAGTGGTGCGTTTTCATAGATAAATccgtgtgagagccctcagcgctccccatttgtccggccagtagttaatgtcatttgcgctAAATGAAAGtacatacaataagtcacatcaaaaatatGCAAATATATCTatcttgtataaaaatatattcaaaacaAATTGCCAACAGCGAAAAATACTACTTTTGTCGCAAGATATCTACATgttctttgatttatattttctaagtaccataagtatatatttaagtatgCCTACCTATAAAATCTCTGAATTTGCGAGTAAAAGTAATATTCGCCCGGAAGGACTTATTTAAGGACATTAGTTACCGTTAGCGACGCCGTTAGGTTGGATGCCTAATTATATTTATCAAAACGTTAACATCCTTACAAATTTCAAACAACGAGTGCACACATTAGTCATGAAACCGCAACCCGAAGAAAGCAAATGTCGGAAGGGATCTCATTCCGTTATCGAGCCACTCAGAAAGTATGGCGCATTTCTTATAAGCAAAGAATTATTATGATTAGCAAGTGACCCACATACCATCGGCAGATATTTGGTTTACTGGGTATGTATTTCGCTTTGTTTTGCGACATCGCGTGCTTTAGATGAGTTGTACTTAAAACGACAATACAAACGAGCTCTTGGTAATTAAACTCGATAAAGAAATGCGGGTAGTAGACTGTTGTGCTTTCCTCTTATCTTCCACATTAAGATAGGAGTGACATAAGTGTTATGTGTGATTGTGGAAAAAGTGGGCATGAAAGTCATTGACACAAGAATGTTGTTAGGAACATACCCCAGTcatgaaatatattttcctCGATCATCTAGTACCTATACTTACTTTAATGTTCCTATCCTAAATCGAAATACGTACATACCTAATTAGATTCATACATTGTGACAATACACGCCTGCAAATATATACGTAGTGTAGAGAACTAATTATTGTCTGTCTCTACATCGCAAGCACACTACACATAGGTTTTATACGGACGAATCTAATTGTCAGATTATGAATATAagtagattatttaaaaaaatcgttaATTAATGAGAAAGATCATGTCATCGCACGATGTTTGTTCAAATGTGGGACGCAGACACATGCATGTTCGCGTTGAACTGGCGGGCGGGCCGCGGACCACTAAGGAGTCGATACTGTTCATTTGTTTTGATTGGCGGCGCGGCCCGGGTGATGGATGACTCGCGACAAT
The Pectinophora gossypiella chromosome 2, ilPecGoss1.1, whole genome shotgun sequence genome window above contains:
- the LOC126377317 gene encoding 14-3-3 protein zeta isoform X1; translation: MSVDKEELVQRAKLAEQAERYDDMAAAMKEVTETGVELSNEERNLLSVAYKNVVGARRSSWRVISSIEQKTEGSERKQQMAKEYRVKVEKELREICYDVLGLLDKHLIPKASNPESKVFYLKMKGDYYRYLAEVATGETRNSVVEDSQKAYQDAFEISKAKMQPTHPIRLGLALNFSVFYYEILNSPDKACQLAKQAFDDAIAELDTLNEDSYKDSTLIMQLLRDNLTLWTSDTQGDGDEPAEGGDN
- the LOC126377317 gene encoding 14-3-3 protein zeta isoform X2; translation: MSVDKEELVQRAKLAEQAERYDDMAAAMKEVTETGVELSNEERNLLSVAYKNVVGARRSSWRVISSIEQKTEGSERKQQMAKEYRVKVEKELREICYDVLGLLDKHLIPKASNPESKVFYLKMKGDYYRYLAEVATGETRNSVVEDSQKAYQEAFDIAKAKMQPTHPIRLGLALNFSVFYYEIINSPARACHLAKQAFDDAIAELDTLNEDSYKDSTLIMQLLRDNLTLWTSDTQGDGDEPAEGGDN
- the LOC126377172 gene encoding uncharacterized protein LOC126377172, with amino-acid sequence MSELAPSPPPTVAPFALAACVACVAGAAALADCAVLAALLKRSRTGLYSIIMQLAMTDIILLGTVIGPELWSLNSRTWQFGNIACTAHQGLSVFTTTLTTYLVSAMALHTLTTIRLEEKSTDRKIKRSRDDDEEIRSSQHSLVANSDSSTPPRTMNLDYRVADTGIPVTLPTVFVWILAISLSIPEFALATTVHAGKNVIICTLDSSHQFNMHIMLAAFNLFLPLFIMSSAAVLIIVKLFSKRRPSGVDNNESVAALKLSLWLISVHVILCTPRAVLTGYRVYSTSISGYDSAPDLYLQSNTITVINLALSSAYLSASLIRPILCIIVIQPLKVFFSFGAKIPENV